The Synechococcus sp. WH 8101 sequence CGGCGCGGGCCAAGCGCACCAAGGTGGAGCAGCAGGATCTTGGTGAGGCGATTGAACGGGTGGTGGCAGGCCTGGAGAAGAAGAGTCGGGTGCTCCAAGACGACGAGAAAAAGGTTGTGGCCTATCACGAGGTTGGCCACGCGATCGTTGGCCATCTGATGCCCGGAGGCAGCAAGGTGGCGAAGATCTCGATCGTGCCAAGGGGCATGAGCGCCCTCGGCTACACCCTGCAACTCCCCACCGAAGAGCGCTTCCTCAACTCCCGCGAAGATCTGGAGGGCCAGATTGCCACCTTGCTGGGTGGACGTTCCGCCGAGGAGATCGTGTTCGGCAAGATCACCACCGGAGCTGCCAATGATCTCCAGCGCGCCACCGACATCGCTGAACAGATGGTGGGCACCTATGGCATGAGTGAAACACTCGGTCCGCTCGCCTACGACAAACAGGGCGGCGGACGCTTCCTCGGCGGCAACAACAACCCCCGTCGCACCGTCAGTGACGCTACGGCCCAGGCGATCGACCGCGAGGTGCGTGGTCTGGTGGATCGAGCCCACGACACGGCCCTGGCGATCCTGCGCCACAACATGGCGCTGTTGGAGACCATCGCCCAGAAAATTCTCGAAAAAGAGGTGATCGAAGGCGATGAACTCAAGGAGATGCTCGCCGCCAGTGTCATGCCGGACCACGCTCCCGTCGCGGCCTGAGGCTTGACGGGAGGCGCTCCCGTCCCCGATAACACTTCTTTGAACGATCGCCATGGTCGCCGCAAGCTCCGGCGTTGCTTCCGTTCTCTCTCCTCTCAAGGGCAGAGATTTCCTTTCCTCTGCGGATGTCAGCGCTGAGCAGACCGCTGCTCTGCTGGAGCTGGCCCGACAGCTCAAATGCGGTGACCGTCGCATCGACCTGGGTAATCGGGTGCTGGGCCTGATCTTCACCAAGGCCTCCACCCGCACCCGCGTCAGCTTTCAGGTGGCGATGGCCCGCCTGGGGGGGCAGACCGTAGATCTCAACCCTCAGGTGACCCAGTTGGGCCGGGGTGAGCCGCTCGAAGACACGGCCCGTGTACTCAGCCGTTTCTGTGATGTGCTGGCGGTCCGCACCTTCGCCCAGCAGGAGCTGGTGGATTACGCCCACTGGGCCACGATCCCCGTGGTGAATGCCCTCACCGATCTGGAGCATCCCTGCCAAGCCCTCGCCGATTTCCTCACCATGCAGGAGGCGTTTGGTGACCTGCAGGGCCAGACCCTCGCCTATGTGGGCGATGGCAACAATGTGGCCCATTCCCTGATGCTCTGCGGTGCGCTCCTGGGCGTGAACGTGCGCATCGGTTGCCCTGAGGGATTCGAGCCGCTGCCTGGTGTGCTTGATCAGGCCAGGGCGCTGGCGGTGGATGGTGCGGAGATCAGCGTCACCAGCGATCCCGTCGCTGCGGTGCGCGGAGCCCAAGCGCTCTACACCGATGTGTGGGCGTCCATGGGGCAGGAACAAGAACAGGCGGAACGGGAGCGCGCTTTCCAGGGTTTCTGTCTCAACGAAGACCTGTTGGCGAAGGCGGATGCCCGCGCGATCGTTTTGCATTGTCTGCCTGCTCACCGCGGTGAAGAAATCAGCGCCGGGGTGATGGAGGGTGAGGCGAGCCGCATCTTTGATCAGGCAGAAAATCGCCTGCATGCGCAGCAAGCGTTGCTGGCCTGCCTGATGGGTGGCCTCTAGTGACTCACGCCGGGTCTTGCCAGCGGCACTATTGAGAGGTACAAATGTATTGACGCGTGATTGTCTGGTCAGTGCCATCCGGATCCCCCGAGCCTCTTACGTCCGCTCAGCAGGAGTTGTACGACTGGCTCGCTGATTACATCGGCAGCCATCACCACAGCCCCTCCATCCGTCAGATGATGCAGGCCATGGGGTTGCGATCTCCCGCTCCTGTGCAGAGTCGCTTGCGCCACCTGCAGCAGAAGGGCTGGATCACCTGGCAGGAGGGGCAGGCGCGCACGCTTCAGCTGCTCGGAGGCATGGCCTCCGGGATTCCGGTGCTGGGAGCGGTGGCGGCCGGTGGCTTGGTGGAGACCTTTGATGACGTCCAGGAGCGCCTCGATCTCGCTCCTCTCCTGGAAACCAGAGGTCTGTTCGCTCTCACCGTGAATGGCGATTCGATGGTGGAGGCGCACATCGCTGATGGCGATGTGGTGTTAATGGAGCCCGTGACGGATCCCAGTCGATTGCGGCAGGGGGTGATTGTGAGTGCGCTGGTGCCGGGGAGCGGCACCACCCTCAAGCATTTCCATCGCGATGGTGGCACCGTGCGTTTGGAGGCGGCCAACCCGGCCTATGCGCCGATCGAACTGCCCGCCGATCAGGTGCAAGTGCAGGGCAAGCTCATGGCGGTCTGGCGTCAGGTCTGAAGGCTGAGCGCATGGGCGGCAGGGTCTGGCCTGCGGCGGTGTAAGCTTCGACACGACGACGGCACGAGCCCAAGGGCATCACCGCCGTTCATGGGGCCATAGCTCAGCTGGTAGAGCACCTGCATGGCATGCAGGGGGTCAGGAGTTCGAGTCTCCTTGGCTCCATTGAGAAAACCCAGTCAGAGACAGGGGTTTCGAGGTTCTGGCGCAAGAACTGCAGAGGGTCAGGTGCACCCAGATGCACCCATTTGCGCTTGTTTGGCGCATGGTTTGGCGCATGATGGTGGGGACACAGATCCCGCTTCTTAGCTGGTTTTCTGCCCTCCTCTGGCGCATTTGGCGCACGTTTGGCGCATGGCACCCCGTCAGCAATGGTTCGACCTCCTGCGGCTGCAGCTTCGCCAGCAGCACGGCAAGGGTTGGAGCGTGCGGGAGATTGGGGCCAGCAGCCGCAACCCGATCGGACGGTGTCAGCTCACAAGGATCTGGGAGGATCGCACCCGCTCCAGCGTGGTGATGCCTCTGGAGTGGAAGGCCACCAATGCAACCGCGATCCTGGCAACCGTTGGCCAATTGCGCAGCCTGATGGAGGAGCGCAACCTCAGCCTGCAGGATGCGCACAAGCTCAACACTGAGCTGCTGTCAGGCCCTGCTGCTACCCAGGAAGGTTTTGCGGGCTGGCCAGAGGTCGCCGCTCGATTCCTGAAGTCACAAGACGGCAGGCGCAGCTCAACACTCCGCGATTTGACCGCAAGGGTCGAGCGAACGCTGCAGGCATTGCAGACGAAGCCGGCGCCTCGGGATGGTGCGTCCTTAATGCGCACCTATGCCAGTAAGTTCTTCGAGAGCTGCCCTGCTGGCGGCGTAGGCCGGAAGCGCAATCTTCTCGACGTGGCCCGCTTTCTCACCTATGCAGTCGATGAGTGCGGAGCGCCGACAAGGTTCTACCCACCGAGCAAGGCAAAGATCAATGAGTTGATTGGTTCAGCCGAGACTTCAGCCGCCGATCACCTGACGCCGCCGGTCATGCCAGAGGATCTGGCAGCTCTGCTGGATCAGTTGGAGGCCGATGGTGAGCATGAGCTGCGGCTGGCGGTTGGGCTGGTGGGTCTGTTCGGTCTAAGACCTGCTGAGCTGGCTGTGCTCCAAGTGCGTGATGGCAAGGCTTATGTGGGCAACGTGAAGCGCAACAGCAGCAATTTGGGCAGCAAAGCCAAACCAGCCCGGCTGGTGAAGCCCATTGATATTGCAGGTCGTGAGGGTGAGGGTGAGCGCCTGCTGCAGCTCTATGCCAGTGGGCTAGTGAAGCTGCCTAAGTCGATCCGCACTCAGATCGCCCTGGTGGAGCAGAAGGGCAAGTTCCAGGACGTTGGAGCTGACTTCCGCCAGAAGCTGGAGCGCTACAAGCCATGGCAGGCATTGGTGGCGCGGTGCCCAGGGGTCACGCCCTATTCACTGCGGCATGGGTATGCGTGGCGGGCACACTGCTGCAGCGCTAACCCCATGCACCCAAGAATCGCAGCAGCGCTGATGGGGCACAACGTTGCCACTCACCTGAAGCATTACGGGCAATGGACGGATGAGGCCAGCCTTGAGGCTGCCGTGGATCGATACAACCAAGGGGTTCACCCTGTGGCTGCCTAGGTGCACCTTGCACCCCCTGGGTGCACTTATGAATAAAGTCAGAGCAGTTAAGAGTAACTTATTTATCTGATTTTGCCTTTGCAGTGTTTGCAGTGAGTTTGACGGATAACAGGGCGGAGTAGGGATTAGGAGGGTGGCGCCGTTTTTGCGAACTGTCCGCATGGTGCGCTTGTCGTTTCAAACGAACCAACTCCAATGTCTGCGACCTCCAAAGCCATCGCGGCACGCCTCACATTCACTGTCGAAGTCAAGCTCTCCGTCTTGGCGACAGAGGCGAAATGGAAGAAGTTAACCAAGGATTACCGAGACCCTAATGAGAGCTGGGCAAGCGAAGCTCAATCGGTTATAGGTTGCTTCATTGAAGAAGAGCTGGCTCCTAAGCTCAGTGGCGAATTGACGGATTCTGTCAAAGTTGTTCTATCTGACGATACTATTTGCGGACTGGATGCAACCGAGCCAGCTATCTTTTGCTGTGACCTCGAAGACGTTGAGCTTGAGGAGGTGGGCTCATGAGCACCTCTCAGCAATGGCTGCCAACGCCTCAGGCTGCTGTGGCGATTGGCTGCAGTCAGAACCATCTGAAGCGCTGTCGTGATTCTCACGGTGGCTTCCTTGTCGGTGGTGAGGATTACATGCTCGGTTCCTCTCGCAGCGCTGCAATCCTCTGGAATGTTGATGCTGTTAGGAAGGCTTTCCATCATCGCGGAATGATGGCTCGCAAGGCTGAGGCCGTCCTGCGTGAGCTGCAGGAGGTTGGGGCATGAAGTTCCTGGAAGCCCAAAGGTTTCTACTCAGCTGTGGCTTTCGTGTTGATCGTGATGGGTCAATGCCTGGGTGTTATTGGGTAAAGCCTGGCCGGAAGATTGCAGAGCTGATGAATGATGAGATGGTGCTATTTGAGAGCTGGCATGGTGACGCTGATGACGTGAAGTACAAAGCAATGTGCCTCCGTCGCGCTCTGTCTGAGCGAGTCGAAGAAGTGTCTGTCACTGAGGTTAGGTAAAGAGAATGACCCCCACCAATGGCGAGGGCCTGTTCCACCCCGGACTCAGGTTAGCTGACCCTCTGCTTCACCTGCAGCGGGTTGATTCCTTGAGATCTAACTCTGGCACTGGGAGCAGGGCCAGTTGCTATCTCAGCGATGCGCCAAAGCATGCGCCAGATTGTCTCGGGTGGGCGGCATGTTGACTCGATCGTCCAAGCGCATGCCGTGCCCAATATGCGGGCGCAATAGCGATGGAGACTGCCGATTTAATGATGAGCTGATCCTTTGCCACCTCGGTTCGCGGTTCAGCCCACCAGAACACCTCCGAATCGGAGACGTTGTCAGCATCAATGGCACTGACTGGGCGTTGACTCGAACTGGAGTGGGCTACGACGGCGCAGCCCATCAATTCCAGCTACATCGCCCAAAGCCAACTAAGCGAGGCAGTGGGCCTTCGAGACGTATTCGCAGGCGACGCTCACTGAAGCTGATCGCACGATCTGATCTTCTGCAATTCCTCGCTGTCTATCGGGAGGCAATGCGGTGTCCTGAATTCATTCATTGCACCCCAGATGAGCTGAAGCACTACTTCCGCGCTATTGACACTGCATCCCAGCAGGGACCGCAACTGCTGGTAAAGCTGAACTCCCTGGCGAGTTCCGATCAATCTTGGCGGCGATACGCCAAAGCGGTGCAGCTCAAGCTCAAGACACTGGGCTATCAGCAAGCTGATGCCAATTTGTTCAGAAGGAATTGTCTAGGCGAAGTGTTGAACATGGGAGGACAAGATAATGTCTTCTGAACTTACCTACAACGAGCTAGTCAGGGCGACGTTGGATGCAATCACATCTGGCGACGAAGATGCGGAGATGGAGCATCGATCAGAATTGAAAACTTGCTTCCGCCTTACCGA is a genomic window containing:
- the argF gene encoding ornithine carbamoyltransferase, yielding MVAASSGVASVLSPLKGRDFLSSADVSAEQTAALLELARQLKCGDRRIDLGNRVLGLIFTKASTRTRVSFQVAMARLGGQTVDLNPQVTQLGRGEPLEDTARVLSRFCDVLAVRTFAQQELVDYAHWATIPVVNALTDLEHPCQALADFLTMQEAFGDLQGQTLAYVGDGNNVAHSLMLCGALLGVNVRIGCPEGFEPLPGVLDQARALAVDGAEISVTSDPVAAVRGAQALYTDVWASMGQEQEQAERERAFQGFCLNEDLLAKADARAIVLHCLPAHRGEEISAGVMEGEASRIFDQAENRLHAQQALLACLMGGL
- the lexA gene encoding transcriptional repressor LexA; the encoded protein is MPSGSPEPLTSAQQELYDWLADYIGSHHHSPSIRQMMQAMGLRSPAPVQSRLRHLQQKGWITWQEGQARTLQLLGGMASGIPVLGAVAAGGLVETFDDVQERLDLAPLLETRGLFALTVNGDSMVEAHIADGDVVLMEPVTDPSRLRQGVIVSALVPGSGTTLKHFHRDGGTVRLEAANPAYAPIELPADQVQVQGKLMAVWRQV
- a CDS encoding site-specific integrase — translated: MAPRQQWFDLLRLQLRQQHGKGWSVREIGASSRNPIGRCQLTRIWEDRTRSSVVMPLEWKATNATAILATVGQLRSLMEERNLSLQDAHKLNTELLSGPAATQEGFAGWPEVAARFLKSQDGRRSSTLRDLTARVERTLQALQTKPAPRDGASLMRTYASKFFESCPAGGVGRKRNLLDVARFLTYAVDECGAPTRFYPPSKAKINELIGSAETSAADHLTPPVMPEDLAALLDQLEADGEHELRLAVGLVGLFGLRPAELAVLQVRDGKAYVGNVKRNSSNLGSKAKPARLVKPIDIAGREGEGERLLQLYASGLVKLPKSIRTQIALVEQKGKFQDVGADFRQKLERYKPWQALVARCPGVTPYSLRHGYAWRAHCCSANPMHPRIAAALMGHNVATHLKHYGQWTDEASLEAAVDRYNQGVHPVAA